From bacterium, one genomic window encodes:
- a CDS encoding ribosome maturation factor RimP → MERIREIAGQVCDDLGVELFDLEIAGLGRRPILRVTIDCPTGITVEDCAKVSREMSALLDVYDPIDKAYQLEVSSPGVDRPIRHADDARRMVGKTVKVRVKRPRDGRRVFKGTLAGVAGNEMVVQVDGKDVPIDFNEVEKANLVFEF, encoded by the coding sequence ATGGAACGGATTCGCGAGATCGCGGGCCAGGTCTGCGACGATCTCGGGGTCGAGTTGTTTGACTTGGAAATCGCGGGCCTGGGCCGGCGCCCGATCCTGCGCGTGACGATCGACTGCCCCACGGGGATCACGGTCGAGGATTGCGCGAAGGTGAGCCGGGAGATGTCGGCGCTTCTGGATGTGTACGACCCCATCGACAAGGCGTACCAGCTTGAGGTCTCGAGCCCGGGCGTCGACCGGCCGATCCGGCACGCGGATGACGCGCGCCGCATGGTCGGCAAGACCGTGAAAGTGCGAGTGAAAAGGCCGCGCGACGGCCGCCGCGTGTTCAAGGGCACGCTCGCGGGTGTGGCCGGCAACGAGATGGTGGTGCAAGTGGACGGCAAGGACGTGCCGATCGACTTTAACGAGGTCGAAAAGGCGAATCTGGTCTTCGAATTTTAG